The Brasilonema sennae CENA114 genome includes a region encoding these proteins:
- a CDS encoding carotenoid oxygenase family protein: MAITQVNPYLDGNFAPIREEISTNSLKVIGELPHDLSGMFVRNGPNPQWKPIGEYHWFDGDGMLHGVRIINGKAAYRNRYVRTKAWKIENEAGKAVWSGFLEPPQMDNPHGLSKNTANTALVWHAGQLLALWEGGAPHAIKLPELKTLGEHTYNGKLVSPVTAHPKVDPVTGEMMFFGYSFAPPYLQYSVVSPQGELLQTEPIDIPTGVMMHDFAITEDYTIFMDLPLTFNMERQKRGEPMMKFEHDKPSRFGIVPRYGNNSNIVWFETPACYVFHTLNAYEEGDEVVLIACRMNSTTVLDVPQDTHVDSQGDIPRLHRWRFNLKTGKVSEEMLDDVPSEFPRVNENFLGQKTRYGYTAKMAKSSMPVFDGLIKYDLNSGKSETHEFGKGRYGGEAVFVPRPNAKAEDDGWLVTYVYDTVEETSEFVVVSAEDITDEPIARVMIPQRIPYGFHGAWVSEEQFKKRV, encoded by the coding sequence ATGGCAATAACACAAGTCAACCCTTATCTCGATGGTAACTTTGCGCCAATACGCGAGGAAATCTCCACAAACTCCCTAAAAGTCATAGGTGAACTCCCTCATGACTTATCAGGAATGTTCGTGCGCAATGGTCCTAATCCTCAATGGAAGCCGATTGGGGAGTACCATTGGTTTGATGGGGATGGAATGTTGCATGGGGTGCGAATTATTAACGGTAAAGCTGCCTATCGCAACCGCTATGTGCGCACAAAAGCATGGAAAATTGAGAACGAAGCAGGTAAAGCTGTCTGGAGTGGGTTCCTAGAACCACCACAAATGGACAATCCTCACGGACTAAGCAAGAATACAGCGAATACTGCTCTTGTGTGGCATGCAGGTCAACTTTTGGCCTTGTGGGAAGGAGGTGCGCCTCACGCTATCAAACTTCCTGAGTTAAAGACTCTGGGTGAACATACTTACAATGGTAAACTTGTCTCACCCGTGACTGCTCATCCCAAAGTAGATCCAGTGACGGGTGAGATGATGTTTTTTGGTTACAGCTTCGCACCGCCCTATCTGCAATACAGTGTGGTTTCACCACAAGGCGAACTTTTGCAGACGGAACCTATTGACATACCAACAGGCGTGATGATGCATGATTTTGCCATCACTGAAGACTACACAATTTTTATGGATTTGCCGCTGACTTTCAATATGGAAAGGCAAAAACGCGGCGAACCTATGATGAAGTTTGAGCACGACAAACCGAGTCGCTTTGGTATTGTTCCACGTTATGGCAATAACAGTAACATTGTATGGTTTGAGACTCCCGCTTGCTACGTCTTCCACACTCTCAACGCTTACGAGGAAGGAGATGAGGTAGTTCTGATTGCTTGTCGGATGAATTCCACCACTGTTTTGGATGTGCCGCAAGACACACACGTCGATTCTCAAGGAGATATCCCTCGTTTGCATCGCTGGCGGTTTAACTTGAAAACGGGCAAAGTCAGCGAAGAGATGCTGGATGATGTCCCTTCTGAATTTCCTCGTGTGAATGAGAATTTCTTGGGGCAAAAAACACGATACGGCTACACTGCGAAAATGGCGAAAAGTTCCATGCCTGTGTTCGATGGTTTGATTAAGTATGACTTGAACAGTGGCAAGTCCGAAACCCATGAATTTGGAAAAGGACGTTATGGTGGTGAAGCTGTGTTTGTACCACGTCCTAATGCAAAAGCAGAAGATGACGGCTGGCTTGTGACTTATGTTTACGACACCGTAGAGGAAACTTCTGAATTCGTGGTAGTTAGTGCTGAGGATATCACTGATGAACCAATAGCACGAGTGATGATTCCTCAGCGTATACCTTATGGGTTCCACGGTGCTTGGGTTTCTGAGGAACAGTTCAAAAAACGTGTGTAG
- a CDS encoding shikimate dehydrogenase — protein sequence MITGKTKLLGVIGYPVEHSLSPVMHNAALTHLGLNYVYVPFPIEPQNLEIAVQGFAAVGVVGFSITIPHKQTILPLLCEVSPIAKAIGAVNTVSRKENKWIGTNTDCEGFLAPLRTTYHQHWSQTVAVILGNGGAARAVVAGCAELGCEKIYVVGRNAQKLEEFQKSWGDFQESHNLHVHTWDSLPKLIPQANLLVNTTPIGMYPKVEESPLSAEEMGNLPVGAIAYDLIYTPNPTKFLKQAQQVGAIAIDGLEMLVQQGAAALKIWLQQDTVPVDVMRQALRQHLGLED from the coding sequence ATGATTACAGGCAAAACTAAACTACTTGGAGTGATTGGATATCCGGTGGAACATTCACTCTCACCAGTGATGCACAATGCTGCACTTACCCACTTGGGACTCAATTACGTCTATGTTCCTTTTCCAATAGAACCACAGAATTTAGAAATCGCTGTTCAAGGCTTTGCTGCTGTAGGTGTTGTCGGTTTTAGCATTACAATTCCCCATAAACAGACAATATTGCCTTTGCTCTGCGAAGTTTCACCGATCGCCAAAGCTATAGGAGCAGTCAATACAGTAAGTCGTAAAGAGAACAAATGGATTGGTACAAACACTGACTGTGAAGGGTTTCTCGCTCCTTTGCGAACAACATATCATCAGCATTGGAGCCAAACAGTAGCTGTGATTTTAGGCAATGGTGGTGCAGCAAGAGCAGTTGTTGCAGGTTGTGCGGAATTAGGTTGTGAGAAGATTTATGTTGTTGGGCGCAACGCCCAAAAGTTAGAAGAATTCCAGAAGAGTTGGGGTGATTTTCAGGAGTCGCATAATTTACACGTCCACACTTGGGATTCTTTACCAAAACTTATTCCACAAGCAAACCTATTAGTAAACACAACCCCGATCGGGATGTATCCCAAGGTTGAAGAATCACCTTTAAGTGCAGAGGAAATGGGGAATTTACCTGTAGGGGCGATCGCCTACGATTTGATATACACCCCCAACCCAACAAAATTTCTCAAACAAGCGCAGCAGGTGGGCGCTATTGCCATTGATGGACTGGAAATGCTTGTTCAACAAGGCGCAGCAGCATTAAAAATCTGGTTACAACAAGATACTGTTCCCGTAGACGTGATGCGCCAAGCTTTGAGACAGCATTTGGGTTTAGAAGATTAA
- a CDS encoding YggT family protein, protein MDLLIDTLSKFIQIYSLLLIIRVLLTWFPSINWYNQPFAALSQISDPYLNLFRSIIPPLGGIDVSPILAFLLLNVLGGLLSYLSANPLVG, encoded by the coding sequence ATGGATTTACTGATTGACACACTGAGCAAATTCATACAAATTTATAGTCTTCTACTGATTATTAGAGTCCTGTTAACATGGTTTCCCAGCATCAACTGGTATAATCAACCGTTTGCAGCGTTAAGCCAAATAAGCGACCCCTATCTGAATCTGTTCCGTTCAATTATTCCCCCATTGGGCGGTATTGATGTTTCACCGATATTGGCTTTTCTATTACTCAACGTATTAGGCGGTTTGCTCTCTTATCTAAGCGCCAATCCATTAGTTGGTTAA
- the upp gene encoding uracil phosphoribosyltransferase, which produces MTLQLRVYVPPHPLIKHWLAVARDAATPSVLFRSAMTELGRWLTYEAAREWLPTQEATVQTPLDVSPATLIDPTVPMAVVPILRAGLGLLEGAQTVLPLASIYHLGLVRDEKTLQPSTYLNKLPEKFQPQTRVLVTDPMLATGGSMMNAMAELTQRGIDPALTRIVSVVAAPPALQKLNDAYPGLIVYTATIDATVNNQGFIIPGLGDAGDRIFGT; this is translated from the coding sequence ATGACGCTACAATTGCGTGTTTATGTCCCGCCCCACCCCCTAATCAAGCACTGGTTAGCAGTTGCCCGTGATGCTGCCACACCCTCCGTATTATTTCGCAGTGCGATGACTGAGTTAGGACGTTGGTTGACTTACGAAGCTGCTAGAGAGTGGTTGCCAACTCAAGAAGCGACAGTGCAAACCCCTTTGGATGTCAGCCCAGCAACTTTAATAGATCCAACGGTTCCAATGGCAGTGGTACCGATTCTGCGAGCTGGGCTAGGATTACTAGAGGGAGCACAAACAGTGTTACCTTTGGCGTCGATTTATCATCTTGGTTTAGTGCGAGATGAAAAAACACTCCAACCCTCTACTTACTTAAACAAATTGCCAGAAAAATTCCAACCGCAAACGCGAGTGTTAGTCACCGATCCAATGTTAGCCACTGGAGGGTCGATGATGAATGCAATGGCAGAATTAACACAACGGGGTATTGATCCAGCCCTAACGCGGATTGTATCTGTGGTAGCAGCTCCACCAGCTTTACAAAAACTGAATGATGCTTATCCAGGTTTAATTGTTTACACAGCGACTATTGACGCAACAGTCAACAATCAAGGATTTATCATACCAGGATTAGGAGATGCAGGCGATCGCATCTTTGGAACATAA
- the crtH gene encoding carotenoid isomerase, whose translation MQSDVIVIGSGIGGLVTATQLAAKGAKVLVLERYLIPGGSAGYFQRQGYRFDVGASMIFGFGQNGSTNLLTRALQAVNVSLEVIPDPVQIHYHLPNGLNLKVDKVYEKFLQHVTAYFPNESQGIRRFYDECWKVFDCLNSIDLLSLEEPRYLMRVFFQHPLACLGLVKYLPQNAGDIARRYIQDSELLKFIDMECYCWSVVPAEMTPMINAGMVFSDRHYGGVNYPKGGVGQIAQKLVEGLVKAGSQIQYQARVTKIIIENRQAVGVQLANGQTHRAKRIVSNATRWDTFEKLLTQEQFSFGETNWQQRYQKSPSFLSLHMGVKAEILPKGTECHHIVLEDWEKITEPEGTLFVSIPTLLDADLAPAGHHIIHAFTPHWIDEWQGLCAKEYQVKKEEAAWRIIDRLEKIFPGLNAGLDYLEVGTPLTYRRFLGRQDGTYGPIPRRKLRGLLGMPFNKTSIPGLYCVGDSTFPGQGLNAVAFSGFACAHRIAVDLGL comes from the coding sequence ATGCAGAGTGATGTTATCGTCATTGGATCTGGAATTGGTGGCTTAGTGACAGCAACTCAGCTGGCGGCAAAAGGTGCTAAGGTACTCGTACTAGAACGTTATCTGATTCCAGGAGGTAGTGCGGGTTACTTTCAACGGCAAGGCTATCGCTTTGATGTTGGGGCGTCGATGATTTTTGGGTTTGGGCAGAACGGTAGCACCAACTTACTCACTCGTGCTTTGCAAGCTGTTAACGTTAGCTTAGAAGTGATTCCCGATCCAGTACAAATTCACTATCATCTGCCTAATGGCTTAAACCTAAAGGTTGATAAAGTGTATGAAAAATTTTTACAACATGTGACTGCGTATTTTCCTAATGAAAGCCAAGGGATTCGTCGATTTTATGACGAATGCTGGAAAGTCTTTGATTGTCTTAACAGCATTGACTTGCTGTCCCTAGAAGAACCCCGGTATTTAATGCGTGTATTTTTTCAGCATCCTTTGGCATGTCTTGGTTTGGTAAAGTATCTGCCCCAAAATGCTGGAGATATAGCCCGACGCTATATTCAAGACTCTGAGTTGTTGAAATTTATAGATATGGAGTGTTATTGCTGGTCGGTCGTACCAGCTGAGATGACACCAATGATAAATGCTGGAATGGTATTTTCTGACAGGCACTATGGAGGAGTTAACTACCCTAAAGGGGGCGTCGGACAAATTGCCCAAAAATTAGTAGAGGGGCTTGTCAAAGCAGGTAGTCAGATTCAGTACCAAGCTAGGGTAACAAAAATTATTATAGAAAACAGACAAGCTGTGGGAGTACAACTCGCTAACGGTCAGACGCACCGTGCGAAGCGCATCGTGTCCAATGCAACACGTTGGGATACATTTGAAAAATTACTCACTCAAGAACAATTTTCTTTTGGTGAAACAAACTGGCAGCAACGCTATCAAAAATCACCCAGTTTTCTCAGTTTACACATGGGAGTGAAGGCAGAAATTTTGCCAAAGGGGACGGAGTGTCATCATATCGTGTTAGAAGATTGGGAAAAGATAACAGAACCGGAAGGGACTTTATTTGTGTCTATCCCGACGTTGCTTGACGCAGATTTAGCGCCAGCAGGACATCACATTATTCACGCCTTTACACCTCACTGGATTGATGAATGGCAAGGACTCTGTGCAAAGGAATACCAGGTGAAGAAGGAAGAAGCAGCTTGGCGAATTATTGACCGTCTGGAGAAGATTTTTCCTGGTTTGAATGCGGGGTTGGATTATCTGGAGGTGGGGACGCCATTAACTTATCGCCGCTTTTTAGGTCGTCAGGATGGAACTTACGGACCGATTCCGCGCCGGAAGTTACGGGGGTTGCTGGGGATGCCGTTTAATAAAACATCTATCCCAGGACTTTATTGTGTGGGAGATAGTACGTTTCCAGGTCAGGGTTTAAATGCAGTGGCGTTTTCTGGGTTTGCCTGCGCCCATCGCATTGCCGTAGATTTAGGATTGTAG
- a CDS encoding DUF1822 family protein yields the protein MLNYPVNSNDIRLLLSEVIWLELEDFDNAIDNSKFVNSEAQQWQTYLNTLASIGCEKWLSTRIPQKVICKETNVLEDIYHLHLGDYKICPIAIEHLLDEVVKIPSSAAVHFYVVVEVLEEEEQVIIRGVLRYDELMNYRNQFNLELRDGYYQVPLSLFDTELNHLLFYYYFSEPLAIPLPVTSAQSSLVSLQRSLNNTITKLSEWLEGVFEQSWQTIDTLINPEANLALSTRITQRGAKKAKLIDLGVQLGYKTVALLVNITEESDEKLGVLIQVHPTGGERYLPPDLKLTLLSKAGKTLQEVTSRLQDNYIQLKFFKGESGKRFSVELSLGENRKVKEDFEL from the coding sequence ATGCTTAATTATCCGGTTAATTCAAATGATATAAGACTTTTGCTCTCAGAAGTTATTTGGCTAGAGCTAGAAGACTTTGACAACGCAATCGATAACAGCAAATTCGTAAATAGCGAAGCACAACAATGGCAAACTTATCTAAATACACTGGCAAGCATTGGTTGTGAAAAATGGCTAAGTACACGCATACCACAAAAAGTGATTTGTAAAGAGACGAATGTTCTTGAGGATATTTATCATCTGCATTTAGGAGATTATAAAATTTGTCCAATTGCGATCGAACATTTGCTGGATGAAGTTGTTAAAATCCCAAGTTCTGCGGCTGTTCATTTTTATGTCGTTGTTGAGGTGTTAGAAGAGGAAGAACAAGTAATTATTAGAGGAGTTTTGCGCTACGACGAACTGATGAATTATCGTAATCAATTCAATTTAGAGCTTCGGGATGGTTATTACCAAGTACCGCTGTCTTTATTTGATACCGAACTCAATCACTTATTGTTCTACTACTATTTCTCGGAACCTTTAGCTATTCCTTTACCTGTAACTTCCGCTCAATCTTCTTTAGTCTCACTCCAGAGGTCTTTGAATAATACCATAACCAAGTTGAGTGAATGGTTAGAGGGAGTGTTTGAACAAAGCTGGCAAACAATTGACACCCTGATAAATCCAGAGGCAAATTTAGCTCTTAGTACTAGAATTACACAAAGAGGTGCTAAAAAAGCTAAACTGATTGACTTGGGGGTGCAACTCGGTTACAAAACTGTGGCTCTTTTGGTAAATATCACAGAGGAAAGCGATGAAAAATTAGGTGTTTTGATCCAGGTACATCCCACGGGTGGAGAAAGATATTTGCCGCCTGATCTGAAATTGACTTTGCTGTCTAAAGCAGGAAAAACCCTTCAGGAAGTCACTTCGAGGTTGCAAGATAACTACATTCAACTAAAATTTTTCAAAGGGGAA